From one Lycium ferocissimum isolate CSIRO_LF1 chromosome 5, AGI_CSIRO_Lferr_CH_V1, whole genome shotgun sequence genomic stretch:
- the LOC132055363 gene encoding inorganic pyrophosphatase 1-like, whose product MAGIVVVFDFDKTIIDLDSDNWVVDELGATDLFNQLLPTMPWNSVMDKMMNELHSQGKTIKDIEEVLKRAPVIPRVVPAIKAAHALGCDLRIVSDANLFYIETILNHLGIYDCFTEIHTNPGYVDKEGKLRILPHHDFHKSSHGCNNVCPPNMCKGLVIEGIQASLAKEGKKRMIYLGDGAGDFCPSLKLKEQDFVMPRKDFPVWKLINENRDLVRAEIHGWSNGEEQEHILLQIIKAITIEENQFLSVDCKFRTIPINAVHKAMPKALPVPY is encoded by the exons ATGGCTGGAATTGTTGTGGTTTTTGATTTTGACAAGACAATTATCGATTTGGACAGTGATAATTGGGTGGTGGATGAATTAGGTGCTACTGATTTGTTTAATCAACTTCTTCCTACCATGCCATGGAACTCTGTTATG GATAAGATGATGAATGAGCTTCATTCACAAGGCAAAACTATTAAGGACATTGAAGAAGTACTGAAACGTGCACCTGTAATTCCCCGTGTTGTTCCAGCCATTAAAGCAGCTCATGCTTTAGG gTGTGATTTGAGGATTGTGAGTGACGCGAATCTTTTCTACATTGAGACGATTTTGAATCATCTGGGAATATATGACTGCTTCACGGAGATCCACACGAACCCAGGCTACGTTGATAAAGAAGGGAAACTTAGAATTCTTCCTCACCATGATTTTCACAAATCTTCTCATGGCTGCAACAATGTCTGCCCTCCCAACATGTGCAAG GGCCTGGTAATAGAAGGAATACAAGCTTCATTGGCTAAGgaagggaagaaaagaatgatctATCTTGGTGACGGGGCAGGTGATTTTTGCCCCAGCTTAAAGCTCAAAGAACAAGATTTCGTAATGCCAAGGAAAGATTTTCCTGTCTGGAAATTAATAAACGAAAACCGCGATCTTGTAAGAGCAGAAATCCACGGGTGGAGTAATGGAGAAGAGCAAGAACACATTCTGCTTCAGATAATCAAAGCAATTACCATTGAAGAGAACCAATTTTTATCAGTTGATTGCAAATTCCGGACGATTCCCATTAACGCAGTTCATAAGGCCATGCCAAAAGCTCTCCCTGTGCCGTACTAA